A genomic segment from Desulfonatronum lacustre DSM 10312 encodes:
- a CDS encoding type II toxin-antitoxin system RelE/ParE family toxin has protein sequence MIQSFRHKGLAKYFETGSVAGIQPNHAKRLRMLLAALDTAVTVQDMGIPGFHLHQLKGRDSDRWSVRVSGNWRLTFEFRNGQAHIIDYEDYH, from the coding sequence ATGATTCAGTCTTTTCGGCACAAGGGGCTGGCCAAATATTTCGAAACCGGCTCAGTGGCGGGCATACAACCAAACCATGCAAAACGCCTGAGGATGCTGCTTGCGGCCTTGGATACCGCCGTTACGGTTCAGGACATGGGCATCCCTGGATTTCACCTGCACCAGCTTAAAGGCAGGGATTCGGACCGCTGGTCGGTCCGGGTGAGCGGAAACTGGCGGCTCACCTTCGAATTTCGAAATGGTCAAGCTCACATTATCGATTATGAGGATTATCACTGA
- a CDS encoding amidohydrolase family protein → MDRRTFLKIAAVGALAGSVQGVSGPFSALAGPDSSSGSDAAVRYMVADSHFHYVDFLQKTEGMDALLRSMDDAGVAHIMFSGMPLVKKWDAAEPEEPGYYLDDNGRTYWYSATDFIVARRVLELPDQARPRFHPFICGFNATDKHAVLHVERMLEEYPGLWQGVGEVFGHRDDLTNLTYGETARANHPALDPVYDLAAQKNLPVNLHNNATSRNRLDRPIYVHEVQDALTRHPKTVIIWAHAGLSRMLDLDQIAYTGLLREMLAKHDNLYIDLSWIIFETYVQTSKQEARIRSEWLTLISDFSDRFMIGSDNIGHFATYNQNIVKYYSLLDSLSPDTARKVALTNFLSLLS, encoded by the coding sequence ATGGATCGCAGAACGTTTTTGAAGATCGCGGCCGTGGGAGCGTTGGCCGGAAGCGTTCAGGGCGTGTCGGGACCGTTTTCAGCCCTGGCCGGACCTGATTCGAGTTCGGGTTCGGATGCAGCCGTCAGGTACATGGTTGCGGACAGCCATTTTCATTACGTGGATTTTCTGCAGAAAACCGAGGGGATGGACGCCTTGCTGCGGTCCATGGACGACGCGGGCGTTGCGCACATCATGTTTTCCGGCATGCCCCTGGTCAAGAAATGGGACGCCGCCGAACCCGAAGAACCCGGGTACTATCTCGATGACAACGGGCGGACCTACTGGTATTCGGCCACGGATTTCATCGTGGCCCGGCGCGTTCTGGAACTGCCCGACCAAGCCCGCCCCCGCTTCCACCCCTTCATCTGCGGGTTCAACGCCACGGACAAGCATGCCGTGCTCCACGTGGAGCGGATGCTGGAGGAATATCCCGGGCTCTGGCAAGGCGTGGGCGAGGTCTTCGGCCACCGGGACGACCTGACCAACCTGACCTACGGCGAAACGGCCCGGGCCAACCACCCGGCCCTGGACCCGGTCTACGACCTGGCGGCCCAGAAAAACCTGCCCGTGAACCTGCACAACAACGCCACCTCCCGCAACCGGCTGGACCGGCCCATCTATGTCCACGAGGTGCAAGACGCCCTGACCCGGCATCCCAAGACCGTGATCATCTGGGCCCATGCCGGGCTGTCCCGGATGCTGGATCTGGACCAGATCGCCTATACCGGACTGTTGCGGGAGATGCTCGCCAAGCACGACAATCTGTACATCGACCTGTCCTGGATCATCTTCGAAACCTACGTCCAGACCTCCAAGCAGGAAGCGCGCATCCGCTCCGAATGGCTGACCCTGATCTCGGACTTTTCCGACCGCTTCATGATCGGCTCGGACAACATCGGTCATTTTGCCACGTACAACCAGAATATCGTCAAATACTACAGCCTGCTGGACTCCCTGAGCCCGGACACGGCCCGGAAGGTGGCCCTGACGAACTTTTTGAGCCTGCTGTCGTGA
- a CDS encoding aromatic amino acid transport family protein, with amino-acid sequence MGATREQLKMTSQDWGWVAVNIGMGIGAGIVFLPIQAGIVGLWTFLLAVLIAYPALYQFQRLFINTLVEARQATDYPATISEYLGDKWGVGLGFLYFLMLVIWLFVYSETVTNDSASYLQTAGMTEGLLSANPFYGLAIVAFLVLVAFASKTLLLNLTKLLVVVILSSLTVLALMLIPHWDLGNIKEITSIGNLLTQTIITLPFAMTSILFLQSLSPLVVYARSEHQDIDTARRKAAQIMNWSFAILAGVVFFFVLSCTFSVSAEDAYQAFLANTSFLALMAKVIPGTLIPAMGVVIDLCAVVTSFFGVLLGLHEACVGLYRKLVLKDKPRQAVNQTKLSMGVLAFIVLLGWFATIVDFPILYFTSICSPIFAIIGCFIPVILIYKVDRFAKYRGPQAWMVTATGVLLVISPFLAFF; translated from the coding sequence ATGGGCGCGACGCGCGAGCAGCTGAAGATGACGTCCCAGGACTGGGGATGGGTGGCCGTGAATATCGGCATGGGCATCGGAGCCGGGATCGTCTTCCTGCCCATCCAGGCCGGAATCGTGGGGCTGTGGACGTTTCTGCTGGCCGTGCTCATTGCCTACCCGGCCCTGTACCAGTTCCAGCGACTTTTCATCAACACGCTGGTGGAAGCCCGGCAGGCCACGGATTATCCGGCCACGATCAGCGAATATCTGGGAGACAAGTGGGGGGTCGGGCTGGGGTTTTTGTATTTTCTGATGCTGGTGATCTGGCTCTTCGTGTACAGCGAAACCGTGACCAACGACAGCGCGTCCTACCTTCAGACCGCGGGCATGACCGAGGGGCTCTTGTCCGCCAATCCGTTCTACGGCCTGGCCATTGTCGCGTTTCTGGTGCTCGTGGCCTTTGCCAGCAAGACCCTGCTCCTCAATCTGACCAAGCTCCTGGTGGTGGTCATCCTTTCGTCCCTGACCGTGCTGGCCCTGATGCTCATCCCGCATTGGGACCTGGGCAATATCAAGGAAATCACCTCCATTGGGAACCTGCTGACCCAGACGATCATCACCCTGCCTTTTGCCATGACCTCCATTCTTTTTCTGCAGTCGTTGAGCCCCCTGGTCGTCTATGCCCGCTCCGAACATCAGGACATCGATACCGCCAGGCGCAAGGCCGCTCAGATCATGAACTGGTCGTTTGCCATCCTGGCCGGCGTTGTTTTCTTCTTCGTCCTATCCTGTACCTTTTCCGTCTCTGCTGAGGACGCCTACCAGGCTTTTCTGGCCAATACCTCCTTTCTGGCCCTGATGGCCAAGGTCATCCCCGGCACGCTTATTCCGGCCATGGGCGTTGTCATTGATCTCTGCGCGGTGGTGACGTCGTTTTTCGGGGTGCTCCTCGGACTGCATGAGGCCTGCGTCGGGCTGTACAGGAAACTTGTGCTCAAGGATAAACCCAGGCAAGCCGTGAACCAGACCAAACTGTCCATGGGAGTCCTGGCCTTTATCGTGCTGCTGGGCTGGTTTGCCACGATCGTTGATTTTCCGATTCTCTATTTCACGAGCATCTGCAGCCCGATTTTCGCCATCATCGGATGCTTCATCCCAGTCATTCTCATCTACAAGGTGGACCGGTTCGCCAAATACCGCGGACCCCAGGCCTGGATGGTCACGGCAACGGGAGTTCTTTTGGTCATCTCGCCGTTTCTGGCGTTTTTTTGA
- a CDS encoding serine dehydratase subunit alpha family protein, with protein MNVASDTVAKVLQILHEEIVPAQGCTEPITIALVAAKVREVLGILPEQVSIFVSGNIIKNVKSVVVPGSGGMVGIEASAAMGIVAGDCSKDLMVISGITEQDMAGVRECLERTSFKVIHEKTPIKLYIRIEAVAGDQSAEVEARYLHTNLTRVVKNGQVLLNRGFSPETFHTTEEDRSILSVRLIYDLARTIDLDLIRPLFRQVIDLNSTIAEEGLQNTYGVNIGASILKNIEQGIYGDDVRNRCASFAAAGSDARMSGCPLPVMTTSGSGNQGMTASLPVIKFARLKGHSEDELIRALFLSHLCTVHIKTQVGRLSAYCGAMCAAAGVSGALSFLMGADDDTTAHAIVNTLGNVSGIICDGAKPSCAMKIATGIYAAFDSATLASYHRDLHGGEGIVGHDVEATIRNIGVLASTGMEQTDEVILKIMTSE; from the coding sequence ATGAACGTTGCATCCGATACCGTCGCCAAGGTTTTGCAAATTCTGCATGAGGAAATCGTGCCCGCCCAGGGCTGCACCGAACCCATCACCATAGCTCTCGTGGCGGCAAAAGTCCGTGAAGTGCTGGGCATCCTTCCGGAACAGGTCAGCATTTTCGTTTCCGGGAATATCATCAAGAACGTCAAAAGCGTGGTCGTACCGGGCAGCGGGGGGATGGTCGGGATTGAGGCCTCGGCGGCCATGGGCATCGTGGCCGGGGATTGCAGCAAAGACCTGATGGTGATCAGCGGCATAACCGAACAGGACATGGCCGGGGTCAGGGAGTGCCTGGAGCGGACATCCTTCAAGGTGATCCACGAAAAGACGCCCATCAAGCTGTATATCAGGATCGAGGCGGTTGCCGGGGACCAGAGCGCCGAGGTCGAGGCGCGGTATCTGCACACCAACCTGACCAGAGTCGTCAAAAACGGCCAGGTTCTGCTCAACCGCGGCTTCAGTCCCGAAACCTTTCACACCACCGAGGAAGATCGTTCCATCTTGTCGGTCCGCCTGATTTACGACCTGGCCAGGACCATTGATCTGGATTTGATTCGGCCCCTGTTCAGGCAAGTTATCGACCTGAACAGCACCATCGCGGAGGAGGGGCTGCAAAATACCTACGGTGTGAACATCGGGGCCAGCATTCTCAAGAACATTGAGCAGGGGATCTACGGCGACGACGTGCGTAACCGTTGCGCGAGCTTTGCCGCGGCCGGCAGCGACGCACGGATGAGCGGCTGCCCGTTGCCGGTGATGACCACCAGCGGGAGCGGCAACCAGGGCATGACCGCCTCACTACCGGTGATCAAATTCGCGCGGCTGAAAGGGCACAGCGAAGACGAATTGATCCGGGCCCTTTTTCTCTCGCACCTGTGCACCGTGCACATCAAAACCCAGGTGGGCCGCTTGTCGGCCTATTGCGGGGCGATGTGCGCGGCGGCCGGGGTGAGTGGGGCGCTGAGCTTCCTGATGGGCGCGGATGACGACACCACGGCCCACGCCATCGTGAACACCCTGGGCAACGTCTCGGGGATCATCTGCGACGGGGCCAAGCCCTCCTGCGCCATGAAGATCGCCACGGGCATCTACGCCGCCTTTGATTCCGCCACCCTGGCCTCCTACCACCGGGACCTGCACGGAGGCGAAGGCATCGTGGGCCACGACGTGGAAGCCACCATCCGCAATATCGGTGTACTGGCCAGCACGGGCATGGAGCAGACCGACGAGGTGATCCTGAAGATCATGACCTCCGAGTGA
- a CDS encoding phosphatidylserine decarboxylase family protein, producing the protein MQRTKCFLASVLAIVATLQLWFGLPFAQAETGEKSLPYNVGQWLPSDQQVLEDWRADLIRETDALAEDVPLLPVIREFKELIENDPELFMLFTQMFEQVPQKPPFLNDPTGKPQIRDYRHMLVLMNRILTQAPEFNKTGLVGFPINAILDWPMATPAGTSAFLNEKVNRQLKKILNQWAVFLASPDSRHVLTDHPEKGWFGRDAREAMPTFVEDFNCDPDQPHYGFASWDDFFTRTFRDGRRPVAEPDNDAVIANACESAPYRIATDVQLRDQFWIKAQPYSLFHMMDGDPLVDQFKGGTIYQAFLSALSYHRWHSPVSGRIVKTRLIDGSYYAEALDEGFDPAGPNESQGYITQVAARALIFIEADNPDIGLMALMFVGMAEVSSNEITVYEGQHVQKGDQLGMFHFGGSTHCLIFRPEVNLEFDLHGQTPGLHSENIPLRARIAVVKDSQGE; encoded by the coding sequence ATGCAACGGACAAAATGTTTTTTAGCAAGTGTCCTGGCCATCGTGGCCACACTCCAGCTCTGGTTTGGGCTGCCGTTTGCCCAGGCCGAGACGGGTGAGAAGTCCCTTCCTTACAATGTCGGGCAATGGCTGCCCTCGGACCAGCAAGTCCTGGAGGATTGGCGGGCTGATCTGATTCGGGAAACGGACGCTTTGGCCGAAGATGTGCCCCTGCTGCCCGTTATCCGGGAATTCAAGGAACTCATTGAAAACGATCCGGAACTGTTCATGCTCTTCACCCAGATGTTCGAGCAGGTCCCGCAAAAGCCGCCGTTTCTGAATGACCCCACAGGCAAGCCGCAGATCAGGGATTACCGGCACATGCTGGTCCTGATGAACCGTATTCTGACCCAGGCCCCGGAATTCAACAAAACCGGGCTGGTGGGCTTTCCCATCAACGCTATCCTGGACTGGCCCATGGCCACTCCTGCCGGCACTTCGGCCTTCCTGAACGAAAAAGTGAATCGCCAATTGAAGAAGATCCTGAATCAGTGGGCCGTGTTCCTGGCCTCCCCGGATTCCCGCCATGTGCTCACCGATCATCCGGAAAAAGGCTGGTTCGGCCGGGACGCCCGGGAAGCCATGCCGACCTTTGTGGAGGATTTCAATTGCGACCCGGATCAGCCCCATTACGGCTTCGCATCCTGGGATGACTTCTTTACCCGGACCTTCCGCGACGGCCGCCGCCCCGTGGCCGAACCCGACAACGACGCGGTGATCGCCAATGCCTGCGAATCCGCTCCGTACCGGATCGCCACGGATGTCCAACTGCGCGATCAGTTCTGGATCAAGGCCCAGCCTTACTCGCTCTTCCACATGATGGACGGCGATCCACTCGTGGATCAGTTCAAGGGCGGGACCATTTATCAGGCCTTTCTGAGCGCGCTCAGCTATCACCGCTGGCACAGCCCGGTCAGCGGCAGAATCGTCAAGACCAGGCTGATCGACGGTTCCTATTACGCCGAAGCGCTTGACGAAGGCTTTGATCCGGCCGGTCCCAATGAATCCCAGGGATACATCACCCAGGTGGCGGCCAGGGCGCTGATCTTCATTGAAGCGGACAATCCGGATATCGGCCTCATGGCCTTGATGTTCGTGGGTATGGCCGAGGTCTCATCCAACGAGATCACGGTGTACGAAGGCCAGCATGTCCAAAAAGGCGACCAGCTCGGGATGTTCCACTTCGGAGGTTCCACCCATTGCCTGATCTTCCGCCCGGAAGTGAACCTGGAGTTCGATCTGCACGGCCAGACGCCGGGACTGCACTCGGAAAACATTCCGCTCCGGGCCAGAATCGCCGTGGTCAAGGACAGCCAGGGCGAATGA
- a CDS encoding addiction module protein, whose protein sequence is MSYSLPLHKMTLAEKIGVMEEIWEDISKVSGEYEPPFWHAQILDERKRLAETGEVGFTDWETAKREIRESVS, encoded by the coding sequence ATGTCATACAGTTTGCCCCTTCACAAAATGACTTTGGCTGAAAAAATTGGGGTAATGGAAGAAATCTGGGAGGATATCTCCAAGGTGTCAGGCGAATATGAACCGCCTTTTTGGCATGCACAGATTCTTGATGAGCGAAAACGTCTTGCTGAAACTGGGGAAGTTGGATTTACAGATTGGGAAACGGCAAAAAGAGAAATACGGGAGAGCGTTTCGTGA
- a CDS encoding type II toxin-antitoxin system RelE family toxin, protein MEKDLSGIPKKDVKKILDRIKDLGNDPRPPGGEKLTGQERYRLRQGRYRIVYSIQDDELYGLSRLVIEKMCIAEGTGRFTIQQTNDVRLQAKNLPAKP, encoded by the coding sequence GTGGAGAAGGACCTGTCCGGAATTCCAAAAAAGGATGTTAAAAAAATCCTTGACCGCATAAAAGACTTGGGAAATGACCCTCGCCCGCCAGGCGGCGAAAAGCTGACCGGGCAGGAACGGTACCGCCTGCGTCAGGGAAGATACCGCATTGTTTACTCCATCCAAGATGATGAACTGTATGGATTGTCACGATTGGTCATAGAAAAGATGTGTATCGCTGAAGGGACTGGGAGATTCACAATTCAGCAGACTAACGATGTCCGACTCCAAGCCAAAAATCTTCCAGCCAAGCCTTGA
- a CDS encoding CopG family transcriptional regulator has translation MEATVKRATIYLDEVVHKALKMKALETSRSVSDLVNSAVKNALAEDAEDLAAFENRVNEPLLSYDEMVKRLRKDGRI, from the coding sequence ATGGAAGCAACTGTTAAGCGCGCGACGATTTATCTGGACGAGGTTGTTCATAAGGCTCTTAAAATGAAGGCGTTGGAGACATCTCGATCCGTTTCGGATCTTGTCAATTCGGCCGTAAAAAATGCTCTTGCCGAAGATGCCGAAGATCTTGCGGCATTCGAAAACCGGGTAAATGAGCCCCTTCTCAGTTATGATGAAATGGTGAAGAGGCTCAGGAAAGATGGCCGGATATAG
- a CDS encoding aminotransferase class V-fold PLP-dependent enzyme encodes MKRSSFPSYPLGLARIILVLALFLSSPALAQNTDHQKAMDRLNAYAAYMLSERPHFIGYPINQDTELHGFYKWYQESGLSQAAMNNVGDPYKTSGLLLNSHEFEQEVVDYFAPRFGFDKGHWGFVTASGTDGNNHGMYFGKKVLQAQSDLPPIAYVSEEAHYSIKKLADVQGLELRLIKADPMGRMELADFEAQLDPTRPALVVIAMGTTFKGGIDNQLGINAILEKVGPPAVYRHQDAALFGSILGFLPPPASDLVNSAKMGFDSIAISGHKFWGLDEPSGLFISTQYVRDNINPFQVAYLQDAVPTITCSRSAISPLKLWWKITFSEPNVFENQAAQLIANAEYLHGELEKLGIKSWLNEYSNTVFFQRPSPAIMDFYGLAPDVHPEQGELAHVLIMQHVSKDLLDEFIADVKKDFGK; translated from the coding sequence ATGAAAAGATCGTCTTTCCCGTCGTATCCTCTCGGCCTGGCCAGGATCATCCTGGTCCTCGCCCTTTTTCTGTCCTCCCCGGCTCTGGCCCAGAACACCGACCACCAAAAAGCCATGGACCGGCTGAACGCCTATGCCGCGTACATGCTTTCGGAGCGGCCGCACTTCATCGGCTACCCCATCAACCAGGATACGGAACTGCACGGGTTCTACAAGTGGTATCAGGAAAGCGGGCTCTCCCAGGCGGCCATGAACAACGTGGGCGACCCGTACAAGACCAGCGGCTTGCTGCTCAACTCCCATGAATTTGAGCAGGAAGTGGTGGACTATTTCGCGCCCCGTTTCGGTTTCGACAAGGGCCATTGGGGCTTTGTCACGGCCAGCGGCACGGACGGCAACAACCACGGCATGTATTTCGGCAAGAAGGTCTTGCAGGCCCAGTCCGATCTGCCGCCCATCGCCTACGTCTCCGAGGAGGCTCACTATTCCATCAAGAAGCTGGCCGACGTGCAGGGCCTGGAGCTGCGCTTGATCAAGGCCGATCCCATGGGCCGGATGGAACTGGCCGACTTCGAGGCCCAGCTCGACCCAACCCGCCCGGCCCTGGTGGTCATTGCCATGGGCACCACGTTCAAGGGCGGCATCGACAACCAGTTGGGCATCAACGCCATCCTGGAAAAGGTCGGCCCGCCGGCCGTGTACCGCCACCAGGACGCGGCCCTGTTCGGGAGCATCCTGGGCTTTCTGCCGCCTCCGGCCAGCGACCTGGTGAACAGCGCCAAGATGGGCTTCGACTCCATCGCCATTTCCGGCCACAAGTTCTGGGGCCTGGACGAGCCGTCCGGGCTGTTCATCTCCACCCAGTATGTGCGCGACAACATCAACCCCTTCCAGGTGGCCTACCTCCAGGACGCCGTGCCCACCATCACCTGCTCCCGCAGCGCCATTTCCCCACTGAAGCTGTGGTGGAAGATCACGTTTTCCGAGCCCAACGTCTTCGAGAACCAGGCGGCCCAGCTCATCGCCAACGCCGAGTATCTGCATGGCGAGTTGGAAAAGCTGGGCATCAAGTCCTGGCTCAACGAATACTCCAACACCGTGTTCTTCCAGCGCCCCAGCCCAGCGATCATGGACTTCTACGGCCTGGCCCCGGATGTTCATCCGGAGCAGGGCGAGCTGGCCCACGTGCTGATCATGCAGCATGTAAGCAAGGATCTGCTGGATGAGTTCATCGCGGACGTGAAGAAGGATTTCGGGAAGTAA
- a CDS encoding DUF1566 domain-containing protein: MNKMWRKLFAVSALACMLCLTGLVMSGPAFAQQCVDNGDGTVTDNNTGKMWQKEPAVQMDYATAIGYSVSLSLGGHSGWQPPSKDELLDLSRSPCKNMMDLIPYFHWSYSRSGNDDQLAWYVDLKNGDAKLEKMSSRLFVRAVRYY; this comes from the coding sequence ATGAACAAGATGTGGAGAAAGCTGTTCGCCGTTTCGGCGCTGGCATGCATGCTCTGCCTGACCGGACTGGTCATGTCCGGCCCTGCCTTTGCCCAACAGTGCGTGGACAACGGAGACGGGACCGTGACGGACAACAACACAGGCAAAATGTGGCAAAAAGAACCGGCCGTTCAAATGGATTATGCTACGGCCATTGGCTATTCCGTTTCTCTTTCTTTAGGCGGTCATTCCGGCTGGCAGCCTCCAAGCAAGGATGAATTGCTGGACCTTTCTCGCTCACCATGCAAAAACATGATGGACTTGATACCCTATTTTCATTGGTCATACAGCCGTTCTGGGAACGATGATCAACTCGCCTGGTACGTGGACCTTAAAAACGGCGACGCGAAACTTGAAAAAATGTCGAGTCGTCTCTTTGTCCGTGCTGTGCGTTATTATTAA
- a CDS encoding carbon starvation CstA family protein — protein sequence MTTLLLCIGLLVLGYFTYGKVVERIFDPDPSRPTPCSTMADGVDYASMPTWKVFFIQLLDIAGIGPIFGPILGALYGPVALVWIVVGAIFAGAVHDYFSGMLSVRNKGASIPDVVGAFLGLHARRVMRFFSLLLLLLVGVVFVLSPAQLLGNLTGLNVQFLVACIFGYYFLATILPIDKLIGRLYPFFGALLLFMTLGVLVGMALGDAPVLPNLDVTVNTHPQGLPIWPLLFITLSCGAISGFHSTQSPLMARCIRNESSGRLVFYGAMIAEGIIALVWAAAGMTLFYGPEALFQVIQSGTPSLVVDQVCRTLLGPVGGFLAILGVIILPITSGDTAFRSSRLILAETFSLPQARAAKRLLLAVPLFIVAFLVSTQDFNLIWRYFGWSNQTLAMLVLWSAAIFLRQSGKFHWIATVPALFMTAVTVSFILQASIGFNLSPGLSNPVGVAAAALALAVLLRVKPRNSHTP from the coding sequence ATGACAACTCTGCTCTTGTGCATCGGCCTGCTCGTTCTGGGTTATTTCACCTACGGCAAGGTGGTTGAGCGGATATTCGACCCGGATCCGAGCCGTCCGACGCCGTGTTCCACCATGGCCGACGGGGTGGACTACGCTTCCATGCCCACCTGGAAGGTCTTTTTTATCCAGCTTTTGGACATCGCGGGGATCGGACCGATCTTCGGGCCGATCCTGGGCGCTCTGTACGGCCCGGTGGCTCTGGTCTGGATCGTGGTGGGCGCGATTTTCGCGGGCGCTGTGCACGACTATTTCAGCGGGATGCTTTCGGTACGCAACAAGGGCGCGTCCATCCCGGACGTGGTGGGCGCCTTCCTGGGCCTGCACGCCCGCCGGGTGATGCGGTTCTTTTCCCTGTTGCTGCTGCTCCTCGTGGGCGTGGTGTTCGTCCTCAGTCCGGCCCAGCTTCTGGGCAATCTGACCGGCCTGAACGTCCAGTTTCTGGTGGCCTGCATCTTCGGCTACTACTTCCTGGCCACCATCCTGCCCATCGACAAGCTTATCGGCCGCTTGTACCCCTTTTTCGGCGCGCTCTTGCTCTTCATGACCCTGGGCGTGCTCGTGGGCATGGCCCTGGGCGATGCCCCGGTCCTGCCGAACCTGGACGTGACGGTGAACACGCACCCGCAAGGCCTGCCCATCTGGCCGCTGCTGTTCATCACCCTGTCCTGCGGGGCCATCAGCGGCTTTCATTCCACCCAATCCCCGCTCATGGCCCGCTGCATCCGCAATGAATCCAGTGGACGCCTGGTGTTCTACGGCGCCATGATCGCCGAGGGGATCATCGCCCTGGTCTGGGCCGCGGCCGGGATGACCCTGTTTTATGGCCCGGAGGCTTTGTTTCAGGTCATTCAAAGCGGTACGCCCTCCCTGGTGGTGGACCAGGTCTGCCGGACCCTGCTAGGTCCGGTGGGCGGGTTTCTGGCAATCCTGGGCGTGATCATCCTGCCCATCACGTCCGGGGACACGGCCTTTCGATCCAGCCGTTTGATCCTGGCGGAAACCTTCAGCCTGCCCCAGGCCCGGGCGGCCAAAAGACTGCTTCTGGCCGTCCCGCTGTTCATCGTGGCCTTTCTCGTCAGCACCCAGGATTTTAATCTCATCTGGCGCTATTTCGGCTGGAGCAATCAGACCCTGGCCATGTTGGTCCTGTGGTCCGCGGCGATCTTTCTGCGCCAAAGCGGCAAATTCCATTGGATCGCAACGGTCCCGGCCCTGTTCATGACCGCGGTGACCGTCTCCTTCATTCTCCAGGCATCCATCGGCTTCAATCTCTCTCCGGGCCTCTCCAACCCGGTTGGCGTGGCCGCGGCGGCCCTGGCCCTGGCCGTTCTGCTACGGGTCAAGCCGCGAAACTCGCACACGCCATGA
- a CDS encoding BMP family lipoprotein, whose amino-acid sequence MLNISKTKVTRMFRKSGCVMVVVLVGLMAMTVTASAEQRVGIVFSTGGLGDLSFNDAALHGLQKAKRDMGISFQFIEPKDVEHLEDHLIAFATENYDLVFAVGFQHESALKQVAQDFPHIKFAIVDSVVSAPNVSSLVFMEHDGSFLVGVLAGMMTESNIVGFVGGLEVPIIRKFQSGFEQGVGSVNPDARVLVDYAQSFRAPALGKELAISQNKRGADIVYHASGATGIGVIFAAQENGFYAIGVDSVQDHLAPGTVLTSMVKRVDVAVYETIRSLVEGDLQPGERHFGVAEGGVGTSDFQYTRDIIPQAVLDAVESAKTKIISGEIVVIDPTR is encoded by the coding sequence GTGCTGAACATCTCTAAAACAAAGGTGACTCGTATGTTCCGGAAATCAGGTTGTGTGATGGTTGTCGTTCTGGTCGGGTTGATGGCTATGACTGTTACCGCATCAGCCGAACAGAGAGTGGGAATTGTCTTCTCCACGGGTGGTTTGGGCGATTTGTCATTCAATGATGCCGCACTACACGGACTGCAGAAGGCCAAAAGAGATATGGGTATCTCTTTCCAGTTCATCGAGCCCAAGGATGTTGAACACCTGGAAGACCACCTGATAGCATTTGCCACGGAAAATTACGACCTGGTTTTCGCGGTCGGGTTTCAACATGAATCTGCCTTGAAACAGGTTGCCCAGGATTTCCCGCACATCAAGTTTGCCATAGTCGATAGCGTGGTGTCCGCCCCGAATGTCAGCTCATTGGTCTTCATGGAGCATGACGGCTCATTTCTGGTGGGCGTCCTCGCTGGAATGATGACGGAAAGCAATATCGTCGGCTTTGTCGGTGGGTTGGAGGTTCCAATCATTCGCAAATTTCAAAGCGGATTCGAACAGGGAGTCGGCTCCGTCAATCCGGATGCCCGTGTGCTGGTTGACTATGCGCAAAGTTTTCGCGCCCCGGCATTGGGCAAGGAATTGGCCATCTCGCAGAACAAACGTGGGGCCGATATCGTCTACCATGCCAGTGGTGCAACAGGAATTGGAGTCATATTCGCTGCCCAGGAAAATGGATTCTATGCTATCGGGGTGGATTCGGTACAGGACCATCTGGCTCCGGGCACGGTTCTAACCAGCATGGTCAAGCGTGTTGACGTCGCTGTTTATGAAACCATTCGAAGCCTGGTGGAAGGGGATCTCCAGCCGGGAGAGCGACATTTCGGCGTGGCCGAAGGCGGAGTCGGCACCTCGGATTTTCAATACACCCGCGACATCATCCCCCAGGCTGTGCTCGATGCCGTGGAATCGGCCAAGACGAAGATCATCTCCGGTGAGATCGTCGTCATTGATCCGACCAGGTAA